In Helicobacter pylori, a single genomic region encodes these proteins:
- a CDS encoding MRP family ATP-binding protein has product MPKFLKWCNFKTRNTLIKFHALSFKNLNLIYNAKLNKTCYKENSNTIILRIKMLTQEDVLNALKTIIYPNFEKDIVSFGFVKNITLHDDQLGLLIEIPSSSEETSAILRENISKAMQEKGVKALNLDIKTPPKPQAPKPTTKNLAKNIKHVVMISSGKGGVGKSTTSVNLSIALANLNQKVGLLDADVYGPNIPRMMGLQNADVIMDPSGKKLIPLKAFGVSVMSMGLLYDEGQSLIWRGPMLMRAIEQMLSDIIWGDLDVLVVDMPPGTGDAQLTLAQAVPLSAGITVTTPQIVSLDDAKRSLDMFKKLHIPIAGIVENMGSFVCEHCKKESEIFGSNSMSGLLEAYNTQILAKLPLEPKVRLGGDRGEPIVISHPDSVSAKIFEKMAQDLSVFLERVEKEKLADNKDIQPTQTHACSH; this is encoded by the coding sequence CTGCCCAAATTCCTAAAATGGTGCAATTTCAAAACACGAAACACGCTTATAAAATTCCATGCCCTATCCTTTAAAAACCTAAATTTAATTTATAATGCAAAATTAAACAAAACATGCTATAAAGAAAATTCAAATACTATCATTTTAAGGATTAAAATGCTCACCCAAGAAGATGTCTTAAACGCGTTAAAAACGATCATCTACCCTAATTTTGAAAAGGATATTGTCAGCTTTGGTTTTGTTAAAAACATCACCTTGCATGACGATCAATTAGGGCTTTTAATAGAAATCCCCTCAAGCTCTGAAGAAACGAGCGCGATTTTAAGGGAAAATATCTCCAAAGCGATGCAAGAAAAGGGCGTGAAAGCTTTGAATTTGGATATTAAAACCCCGCCAAAGCCCCAAGCCCCAAAGCCCACCACTAAAAATCTGGCTAAAAACATTAAACATGTAGTGATGATAAGCTCTGGGAAGGGCGGTGTGGGTAAAAGCACCACCAGCGTGAATTTAAGCATCGCTTTAGCGAATTTAAACCAAAAAGTGGGGTTACTAGACGCTGATGTGTATGGCCCTAATATCCCTAGAATGATGGGCTTGCAAAACGCTGATGTGATCATGGATCCTAGCGGTAAAAAACTCATTCCTTTAAAAGCTTTTGGCGTTTCTGTGATGAGCATGGGGCTTTTGTATGATGAGGGGCAGAGTCTCATTTGGCGAGGGCCCATGCTCATGCGAGCGATTGAGCAGATGTTAAGCGATATTATTTGGGGGGATTTAGATGTTTTGGTGGTGGATATGCCCCCAGGAACAGGCGATGCACAGCTCACGCTAGCCCAAGCTGTGCCATTGAGTGCAGGAATCACCGTTACTACGCCTCAAATAGTGAGTTTAGATGACGCTAAACGGAGTTTGGACATGTTTAAGAAACTACACATTCCTATTGCGGGCATTGTAGAAAATATGGGGAGTTTTGTGTGCGAGCATTGCAAGAAAGAGAGCGAGATTTTTGGCTCAAATTCCATGAGTGGATTATTAGAGGCTTATAACACGCAGATTTTAGCCAAGCTCCCTTTAGAGCCTAAAGTGCGTTTAGGGGGGGATAGGGGCGAGCCGATTGTGATTTCTCACCCTGATAGCGTGAGCGCTAAGATTTTTGAAAAAATGGCACAAGATTTAAGCGTTTTTTTAGAGAGAGTGGAAAAGGAAAAACTAGCCGATAATAAGGACATTCAGCCCACACAAACGCATGCTTGCTCGCATTAA